A single genomic interval of Xyrauchen texanus isolate HMW12.3.18 chromosome 40, RBS_HiC_50CHRs, whole genome shotgun sequence harbors:
- the LOC127633257 gene encoding probable G-protein coupled receptor 142: MIDWHNGTAPGQQENERSTAERSECVLAYIPVIYYSILLCVGVPVNILTLVALSRLAVRTQKALYIYLLALTGSDILSQLFIIFVGFILETAVFHRDVPVLLLRSVSMFEFAANHASIWATVPITVDRYVALCHPLLHRQISYPARARRIIAAVLILALASGVPFFWWSDMWRVSRPPNNMDTTLIWTHVTIIYFFPCSIFLVLNSLIILRLRKRQQQQMCHDESGQQLAVPGKLGKSTAMLLAVTSVFAVLWAPRTGVVLYHLYVSSVHKDWRVHLAYDLSNMLAMLNTAVNFFLYCFVSKPFRAAVRDVFLFRGAPLHPRQPLHHQRTPANASTSSISSGTKRCQREVTPLSPKSAHINL; the protein is encoded by the exons ATGATTGACTGGCACAATGGCACAGCGCCTGGCCAACAGGAAAATGAACGGAGCACTGCGGAGAGGTCAGAGTGTGTGCTGGCTTACATCCCTGTCATCTACTACAGCATTCTCTTGTGTGTAGGAGTGCCAG TGAACATCCTAACATTGGTTGCTCTTTCCCGGCTGGCTGTTCGTACTCAGAAGGCTCTGTACATCTATCTTCTGGCTCTAACAGGCTCGGACATTCTCAGCCAGCTCTTCATCATCTTTGTGGGCTTCATTCTCGAAACAGCCGTATTCCATCGAGATGTCCCTGTGCTACTGCTCCGCTCGGTTAGCATGTTTGAGTTTGCTGCTAACCATGCCTCTATCTGGGCCACGGTACCAATCACAGTTGACCGCTACGTTGCTTTGTGCCACCCACTGCTCCACCGCCAAATCAGCTACCCGGCACGGGCTAGGCGAATCATTGCGGCGGTGCTCATATTAGCACTTGCATCTGGCGTGCCATTCTTCTGGTGGTCCGACATGTGGAGGGTCAGCCGCCCACCAAACAACATGGATACTACTTTGATCTGGACCCATGTGACTATTATCTACTTTTTTCCATGCAGCATCTTCTTGGTTTTAAACTCTTTGATCATCCTAAGGCTTCGGAAGAGACAGCAGCAGCAAATGTGCCATGACGAGAGTGGGCAGCAGTTGGCAGTGCCAGGCAAGCTGGGCAAATCCACAGCTATGCTGTTGGCAGTGACTTCAGTGTTTGCCGTACTGTGGGCTCCTCGTACCGGAGTGGTGCTCTATCATCTCTATGTGTCATCAGTGCACAAAGATTGGCGCGTGCATCTCGCGTATGACCTATCTAATATGCTAGCCATGCTAAACACTGCTGTGAATTTCTTTTTGTACTGTTTTGTCAGTAAGCCATTCAGAGCAGCAGTGAGGGACGTCTTTTTATTTCGGGGGGCCCCGTTGCACCCACGCCAGCCCCTTCATCACCAGCGCACCCCTGCTAATGCCTCTACATCCTCTATTTCCAGTGGCACCAAACGTTGTCAGAGAGAGGTCACCCCACTCTCACCCAAAAGTGCACACATAAACCTGTAA